The following are from one region of the Deltaproteobacteria bacterium genome:
- a CDS encoding MTH938/NDUFAF3 family protein: MIDSFSFGAMVIDGHAYHSDLIIYPDGRIRDSWWRGRGHVLSMGDIVDLVGMRPKIIIAGTGVDGRMKPEKGLEKHLAEKGVQLMAGPNKKAVDWFNGLHASERVGACFHLSC; the protein is encoded by the coding sequence ATGATCGACTCATTTTCTTTCGGAGCCATGGTGATCGACGGGCATGCCTACCATTCCGACCTGATCATCTATCCGGACGGGCGGATCCGGGATTCATGGTGGCGGGGCAGGGGGCATGTGCTGTCGATGGGTGACATCGTTGACCTGGTGGGGATGCGCCCGAAAATTATCATCGCCGGGACGGGTGTCGACGGACGGATGAAACCCGAAAAGGGCCTCGAGAAGCACCTGGCGGAAAAAGGTGTGCAATTGATGGCGGGCCCCAATAAAAAGGCGGTGGACTGGTTTAATGGCTTGCACGCATCCGAGAGGGTCGGTGCCTGTTTTCACCTGAGCTGTTAA
- the hisS gene encoding histidine--tRNA ligase produces MIQLIRGFKDILPGEVEVWQHIESVARALFEDFGFKEIRIPIMEKTELFARSIGEDTDIVEKEMYTFPDRKGDLITLRPEATASICRSYIQHKMYADDPVKKFYTIGPMFRRERPQKGRYRQFYQINAEIFGVGSPLADVELIFLLKTLFERLSAGDVEAHINSLGCPECRPVFKTALKTYIASHADSLCSDCARRKDRNPLRVLDCKVPNCRQAMEEAPSIIDHLCPACAQHFDVVQASLDSLKVPFVVDKRLVRGLDYYTRTTFEIQTRSLGAQSAVAGGGRYDGLVKMLDGPEMPATGFAIGFDRLTEVAALDRDAYIKKPDLFIAALGEESGSQAFEWLCALGAMGMRAEMDFEGRSLKSQMKRAGKSGARYTLIVGEDERRKGAAILRDMHTREQVDVPLDNLVEKLIPLIR; encoded by the coding sequence ATGATACAGCTCATCAGAGGATTCAAGGACATATTGCCGGGTGAGGTCGAGGTGTGGCAGCACATCGAGTCAGTGGCCCGGGCGCTTTTCGAGGATTTCGGATTCAAAGAGATCCGCATTCCCATCATGGAGAAAACCGAGCTTTTCGCCAGAAGCATCGGGGAGGATACGGACATCGTGGAAAAAGAGATGTACACGTTTCCAGACCGCAAAGGCGACCTGATCACCTTGAGGCCGGAGGCCACGGCATCCATCTGCCGGTCATACATCCAGCACAAGATGTACGCCGACGACCCGGTCAAAAAATTTTATACCATCGGGCCCATGTTCCGCAGGGAGAGGCCTCAGAAGGGGCGTTACCGGCAGTTTTATCAGATCAACGCGGAAATATTCGGTGTGGGATCGCCCCTGGCGGACGTGGAGCTGATTTTTCTGCTCAAAACCCTGTTCGAGCGGCTGTCGGCCGGGGATGTGGAGGCGCACATTAATTCCCTGGGATGCCCCGAATGCCGCCCGGTTTTCAAAACCGCCCTTAAAACGTACATAGCGTCCCACGCGGATTCGCTCTGTTCGGACTGTGCGCGGCGCAAGGACCGCAACCCTTTGAGGGTTCTGGACTGCAAGGTGCCGAATTGCAGGCAAGCCATGGAAGAAGCGCCCTCCATCATCGACCACCTGTGTCCGGCCTGTGCACAGCATTTCGATGTGGTACAGGCATCGCTCGATTCTCTGAAGGTACCCTTTGTGGTGGACAAACGGCTTGTCAGGGGACTGGACTACTACACCAGGACGACGTTCGAAATTCAGACCCGTTCCCTGGGTGCTCAGAGCGCCGTTGCCGGCGGGGGGCGCTACGACGGGTTGGTGAAGATGCTGGACGGGCCGGAGATGCCGGCCACCGGGTTTGCCATCGGTTTCGACCGCTTGACCGAAGTGGCCGCCCTGGACAGGGACGCCTATATCAAAAAGCCGGACCTGTTCATTGCCGCGCTGGGCGAGGAAAGCGGTTCTCAAGCCTTCGAGTGGCTTTGTGCATTGGGGGCCATGGGGATGCGGGCCGAAATGGATTTCGAGGGCCGCAGCCTGAAAAGCCAGATGAAGCGCGCCGGGAAAAGCGGTGCGCGCTACACCCTGATCGTGGGCGAAGACGAGCGGCGGAAAGGGGCGGCCATCCTGCGCGACATGCATACCAGAGAGCAGGTGGATGTCCCGCTGGACAACCTGGTGGAAAAACTGATACCGCTGATCCGGTAA
- the aspS gene encoding aspartate--tRNA ligase, whose protein sequence is MSDNLGSMRRTHHCCELGGADIDREVVLMGWVQRRRDHGGVIFIDLRDRNGITQVVFNPELDSEVHAKAHVLRSEYVIGVRGKVEKRPEGMINPNLVTGEIEVLVTELKILNRAATPPFQIEDTVDVSETIRLQNRHLDLRRPQLQKSIITRHRAAAAVRRYLNDKGFIDVETPFLTRSTPEGARDYLVPSRVNPGQFYALPQSPQIFKQLLMIAGFDRYYQIARCFRDEDLRADRQPEFTQIDIEMSFVGEDDIMDLGEGMILSLFKEVLGVELASPFPRLTYEEAVDRYGLDKPDTRFGLELKEISDIVENSGFKVFSSVVKKGGMVKALNAKGCSGFSRKEIDDLTEFVAIYKAKGLAWIKVREDEWQSPITKFFSDEEKARMKTRLDMEPGDLVFFVADQPKVTNEALGHLRNHIGAKLGLIDQDAFNFVWVTHFPLMEYDETENRNQALHHPFTAPLEEDYDKLESDPIAVRSRAYDLVLNGFEIGGGSIRIHRKEVQERVFDALGLTPETYEEKFGFLISALESGAPPHGGIAFGFDRLVMLMCGQPSIRDVIAFPKTQRAACLLTSAPSEASKSQLDELCLKVKPIAT, encoded by the coding sequence TTGTCAGATAATCTTGGAAGTATGCGCAGGACCCATCACTGCTGCGAACTCGGCGGTGCGGACATCGACAGGGAAGTGGTGCTCATGGGCTGGGTGCAGCGCAGGCGCGACCACGGCGGGGTTATATTCATCGATCTGCGGGATCGAAACGGCATTACCCAGGTGGTTTTCAACCCGGAGTTGGACTCCGAGGTCCATGCCAAGGCGCATGTCTTGCGCAGCGAGTACGTCATCGGGGTGCGGGGAAAGGTGGAAAAGCGGCCCGAGGGCATGATCAACCCCAACCTGGTCACCGGGGAAATCGAAGTGCTGGTGACGGAGCTCAAGATATTGAACCGGGCGGCCACACCACCGTTCCAGATCGAGGACACCGTGGATGTCTCCGAAACCATACGGCTGCAGAACCGGCATCTGGACCTGAGGCGGCCGCAACTGCAGAAAAGCATCATTACCAGGCATAGGGCCGCCGCCGCCGTGCGCCGCTACCTGAATGACAAGGGATTCATCGACGTGGAGACCCCTTTCCTGACCCGCAGTACGCCGGAGGGGGCGCGGGACTATCTGGTCCCCAGCCGCGTGAACCCGGGCCAGTTTTATGCCTTGCCCCAGTCGCCGCAGATATTCAAGCAGCTTTTGATGATAGCCGGTTTCGACCGGTACTATCAGATCGCGCGCTGTTTCCGTGATGAAGACCTCCGGGCGGACAGGCAGCCTGAGTTCACCCAGATCGATATCGAAATGTCATTTGTTGGAGAGGACGATATCATGGATCTGGGCGAGGGCATGATCCTTTCGCTTTTCAAGGAGGTCCTGGGCGTCGAACTGGCGTCGCCGTTTCCGCGGCTCACCTATGAAGAGGCCGTCGACCGGTACGGGCTGGACAAGCCGGACACCCGTTTCGGCCTGGAGCTGAAGGAGATTTCCGATATTGTCGAGAATTCGGGCTTCAAGGTGTTTTCGTCGGTGGTGAAGAAGGGCGGCATGGTCAAGGCGCTCAACGCCAAGGGCTGCAGCGGTTTTTCGCGCAAGGAGATCGACGACCTGACCGAGTTCGTGGCCATTTACAAGGCCAAGGGCCTGGCCTGGATCAAGGTTCGCGAGGACGAGTGGCAGTCGCCCATCACCAAGTTTTTCAGCGATGAAGAAAAGGCGCGCATGAAAACCAGACTCGACATGGAGCCCGGGGACCTGGTTTTCTTCGTGGCCGACCAGCCCAAGGTGACCAACGAGGCCCTGGGACACTTAAGGAACCACATCGGCGCTAAACTGGGTCTGATCGATCAGGATGCTTTCAATTTCGTCTGGGTGACGCATTTTCCGCTGATGGAATACGACGAAACGGAAAACCGCAACCAGGCGCTGCACCACCCGTTCACCGCTCCCCTGGAGGAAGACTACGACAAGCTGGAATCCGACCCCATTGCGGTCCGGTCGCGGGCCTACGACCTCGTGCTGAACGGTTTTGAAATCGGCGGCGGCAGCATCCGTATTCACCGCAAGGAGGTTCAGGAGCGTGTGTTTGATGCCCTGGGATTGACGCCGGAAACCTACGAAGAGAAGTTCGGTTTTCTGATTTCCGCCCTGGAGTCCGGGGCGCCGCCGCACGGGGGGATCGCCTTCGGGTTCGACCGGTTGGTGATGCTCATGTGCGGTCAGCCCTCCATACGGGACGTCATCGCCTTTCCCAAGACGCAGCGAGCCGCGTGCCTTTTGACCAGCGCGCCGTCCGAAGCCTCCAAAAGCCAGCTGGATGAGCTGTGTCTCAAGGTCAAACCGATCGCCACCTAA
- a CDS encoding AEC family transporter, protein MMNILTTIVPIFAIILLGWGSHRRGFIPAEFIGPANSLVFYIAIPAMVFNAVARANLKAHFDLSVLALTLGTVVAGYAAAWGAGAWKGLRGGKLGTYIQSGFHGNLGYIGLAVAFYYLGEEGFVKTSILLGFMMILQNLLSVFALTVNSEDNKGAYDWTLILRKVAGNPVIASALAGIVFSLLEIPVPLVVKRSLDILSGLALPMALLIIGASISLELIRIKLRPVLSTMTIKLVLLPGMGFLLFRLFGLPAGDFLPGLILLASPAATISYVMAKEMGGDPDFAVASISASTLVSSVTFTIWLNLAG, encoded by the coding sequence ATGATGAACATCCTCACAACGATTGTACCCATTTTCGCCATCATCCTTCTGGGATGGGGCTCTCACCGGCGGGGGTTCATTCCCGCGGAATTCATCGGACCGGCCAACAGCCTGGTTTTCTACATAGCCATACCGGCCATGGTTTTCAACGCCGTTGCCAGGGCAAACCTCAAGGCGCATTTCGACCTGAGTGTGCTGGCGCTGACACTGGGTACGGTGGTGGCGGGGTATGCTGCGGCATGGGGGGCCGGCGCTTGGAAAGGGTTGCGGGGCGGGAAGCTGGGAACCTATATCCAGAGCGGGTTCCACGGTAACCTGGGATATATCGGTTTGGCGGTGGCCTTCTACTACCTGGGCGAGGAGGGGTTCGTCAAGACCAGCATATTGCTCGGCTTCATGATGATTTTGCAGAACCTCCTCAGCGTGTTCGCCCTGACCGTGAACTCCGAGGACAATAAGGGAGCTTACGACTGGACGCTGATCCTGCGCAAGGTGGCGGGCAATCCGGTCATCGCCTCCGCCCTTGCCGGCATCGTCTTTTCTCTGCTGGAAATTCCCGTGCCCCTGGTTGTGAAGAGGAGCCTGGACATCCTGAGCGGTCTGGCGCTTCCCATGGCACTGCTCATCATCGGTGCGTCCATCTCATTGGAATTGATCCGGATCAAACTGCGGCCGGTTCTATCGACCATGACCATCAAACTGGTCCTGCTGCCGGGAATGGGGTTTCTTCTGTTTCGGCTCTTCGGCCTGCCTGCCGGGGACTTTCTTCCCGGCCTCATCCTGCTGGCATCGCCGGCCGCCACCATCTCCTATGTCATGGCCAAGGAGATGGGCGGCGATCCCGATTTCGCCGTGGCCTCCATCTCGGCCAGCACGCTGGTGTCCTCCGTCACCTTCACCATCTGGCTCAACCTGGCCGGTTAG
- a CDS encoding methyltransferase domain-containing protein — protein sequence MWKYFGITHTDHTIMNPMSLAKTKELIDLLRLPDGGHVLDVACGKAEFLCLIAERYEVTGTGIDLSPVTFEEARKNVTARQLTDRIDLLNMDGGTYELDRQRRLDLAACIGASWVYQGHKRTLEALQTMVRPGGLVLVGEPFWKIPPDPEYLKLTEQEAASYGSHSSNVQAGMDLGLIFLYAVVSSEDDWDRYEGLQWQAAERYVAAHPDDPDAEALLNTMRKHRTGYLQWGRDCLGWALYLFSAP from the coding sequence ATGTGGAAATATTTTGGCATCACCCACACGGACCATACGATCATGAACCCGATGAGCCTGGCCAAAACCAAGGAGCTCATCGACCTCCTGCGCCTGCCTGACGGCGGGCACGTCCTGGACGTGGCTTGCGGCAAGGCCGAGTTTCTCTGCCTCATCGCGGAACGGTACGAGGTAACGGGCACGGGGATCGACCTGTCTCCCGTCACCTTCGAAGAAGCGCGAAAGAACGTCACCGCCCGGCAACTCACAGATCGTATCGACCTGTTGAACATGGATGGCGGCACGTATGAACTGGACCGGCAAAGGCGTCTGGACCTGGCCGCATGCATCGGCGCCTCCTGGGTCTATCAGGGGCACAAGCGAACGCTCGAGGCCCTGCAAACGATGGTTAGACCCGGCGGTCTCGTGCTCGTAGGGGAGCCATTCTGGAAGATTCCTCCAGATCCGGAATACCTGAAACTGACCGAACAGGAGGCCGCGTCGTACGGCTCTCACTCGAGCAACGTTCAGGCCGGCATGGACCTGGGTCTTATATTCTTGTACGCCGTCGTCTCCTCTGAGGATGATTGGGACAGGTACGAGGGGCTCCAGTGGCAAGCTGCCGAGCGGTACGTGGCAGCCCATCCCGATGATCCGGACGCGGAGGCGCTCCTCAATACCATGCGCAAGCACCGAACCGGCTACCTGCAGTGGGGGCGTGACTGCCTGGGGTGGGCCTTATACCTGTTCAGTGCACCTTAG